One stretch of Oncorhynchus tshawytscha isolate Ot180627B linkage group LG21, Otsh_v2.0, whole genome shotgun sequence DNA includes these proteins:
- the LOC121840321 gene encoding vegetative cell wall protein gp1-like gives MKTEKEPGVVLITENSVLEDSCNRRQTAQPPHDPGPGSYRIPHTQAGTAFPTPRQLPHPPHPGRHCMPHPQAPRQALHAPPPRQPLHPRPGSPGSHCIPRPPPGSHCIPQAPPQAATASPAPQAATASPRPGSHCIPHAQAATASPPPRPGSHCIPHAQAATASRPGSQRIPHTGPGSHCPQVPPPGSHRIPHAQAATASPTPRQPLHPPPQAATIPHPQASPTPRQPPSRPGSHRIPHAQAATASPPPPGSHRIPHTQAATASPTPRQPPQLAIC, from the exons ATGAAAACTGAGAAGGAGCCGGGGGTCGTACTCATCACAGAGAATAGTGTTTTGGAAG ACTCCTGTAACCGGCGACAGACTGCACAGCCACCGCATGACCCAGGCCCAGGCAGCTACCGCATCCCCCACACCCAGGCAGGCACTGCATTCCCCACGCCCAGGCAGCTACCGCATCCCCCACACCCAGGCAGGCACTGCATGCCCCACCCCCAGGCACCCAGGCAGGCACTGCATGCCCCACCCCCCAGGCAGCCACTGCATCCCCGCCCAGGCAGCCCAGGCAGCCACTGCATCCCCCGCCCACCCCCAGGCAGCCACTGCATCCCCCAGGCACCCCCCCAGGCAGCCACTGCATCCCCCGCACCCCAGGCAGCCACTGCATCCCCACGCCCAGGCAGCCACTGCATCCCCCACGCCCAGGCAGCCACTGCATCCCCCCCCCCACGCCCAGGCAGCCACTGCATCCCCCACGCCCAGGCAGCCACTGCATCCCGCCCAGGCAGCCAGCGCATCCCCCACACAGGCCCAGGCAGCCACTGCCCCCAGGTCCCACCCCCAGGCAGCCACCGCATCCCCCACGCCCAGGCAGCCACCGCATCCCCCACCCCCAGGCAGCCACTGCATCCCCCCCCCCAGGCAGCCACCATCCCCCACCCCCAGGCATCCCCCACGCCCAGGCAGCCACCATCCCGCCCAGGCAGCCACCGCATCCCCCACGCCCAGGCAGCCACCgcatcccccccacccccaggcAGCCACCGCATCCCCCACACCCAGGCAGCCACCGCATCCCCCACACCCAGGCAGCCACCGCAGCTTGCCATTTGCTAA